A single genomic interval of Osmia lignaria lignaria isolate PbOS001 chromosome 9, iyOsmLign1, whole genome shotgun sequence harbors:
- the DIP2 gene encoding disco-interacting protein 2 isoform X8, with product MAEFNIDIGKLPEDVREKLAELDLELSEGDITQKGYEKKRTRLLQQYASKQLGAENDGGGGGGGGGVCVLGITGVERTGYGSGGGGGGGGGGVVGGIGVGVGVGGRPQPRARRTQRRVTHNEKRYHSGGRLVPGGIASPPGSGGSTGNTGNSNSAAARRGNRRLTRNESRYHSEVRQEAVQQALAAMQGRPKPSLPMPSKRTSVMARSPDRERRDSGESSSDEDSVVTEESPGAGGPTGTGLSDTSSTGSARDTPPPPRPPARRPPGADITDIAEYAPHAYCNIQPPDVTHTSNTPSAQQSTRRPGADRVNRYHVVEDQNNTGTTGRWKVSAKIQQLLNTLKRPKRRPLPEFYEDDDIELEIAANPKDPNAPKPEGGSMTSAVGEPLSVAAGLPRSLEAAIQRYGSASYKAPVATVLDPNGKLCVTLTYGKLLSRSHKIAYTLLNKALSRGGDCCLKPGDRIALVYPNNDPISFMCAFYGCLQAGIVPVPIEVPLTRRDAGSQQIGFLLGSCGIQVALTSEACLKGLPKTAAGEVVAFKGWPKLHWFVTEHLGKTPKDWLPPPRLTDDTPAYIEYTTDKDGSVMGVTVTRSAMLAHCRALTQACGYTEGENAVCVLDFKREVGLWHSTLTSILNGMHVIFIPYALMKVNPASWMQMITKHRASVAVVKSRDLHWGLLATKDHKDISLSSLRLLLVADGANPWSLSSCDQFLSVFQSKGLRPDAVCPCASSSEALTVSVRRPGRAGVNATGRGVLSMSGLSYGVVRVDQENSLTSLTLQDCGQVMPGSIVVVIKMEGQPFICKTDEVGEICVHSSATGNQYWGLQGLTNNTFKVSPLQADGTPLGDVEYTRSGLLGFLGPGGLVFVCGSRDGLMTVTGRKHNADDIIATVLAVEPMKFIYRGRIAVFSVRVLRDERICVVAEQRPDCSEEESFQWMSRVLQAVDSIHAVGIYCLALVPPNHLPKTPLGGIHLSETKRRFLEGTLHPANVLLCPHTCVTNLPKPREVHSAGDSVADVGPASVMVGNIVQGNRLASAQGRDMGVLDEDSDNAKKYQFISEILRWRAVSTSDHVIFTSLNAKGAVATSLSCSQLHKKAERIGNLLLDRGRINTGDHVALIFPPGTDLICAFYGCLYVGAVPVTIRPPHPQNLQTTLPTVRMIVDVSKSVLVLTNQNILKLLKTKEANNVVDIKSWPTILDMDDMPKKKLPVMYRAPTAEMLAYLDFSVSTTGMLAGIKMSHAAVTSLCRAMKLACELYPSRHIALCLDPYSGLGFALWCLSSIYSGHHSILIPPSEVEANPALWLSAVSQSRVRDTFCSYGVMELCTKGLGSSVHALKARGVSLACVRTCVVVAEERPRIALTTSFSKLFSALGLSPRAVSTSFGCRVNTAICLQGASSPEPSTVYVDLRALRNDRVSLVERGSPHSLCLMESGKLLPGVKVIIANPETKGQCGDSHLGEIWVQSAHNASGYFTIYGDESDYADHFNARLVTGNTNEVYARTGYLGFLRRTESVQQSVISDVPGDTSAAEADLVPGDAELHDAVFVVGALDEAILLRGMRYHPIDIENSVMRCHKKIAECAVFTWTNLLVVVVELDGSESEALDLVALVTSAVLEEHHLVVGVVVVVDPGVVPINSRGEKQRMHLRDGFLADQLDPIYVAYNM from the exons ATGGCCGAGTTCAACATCGACATCGGCAAACTCCCGGAGGACGTGCGGGAAAAACTTGCTGAGCTGGATCTCGAATTATCCGAAG GGGACATTACACAGAAGGGCTACGAAAAGAAACGGACACGTCTACTACAGCAATATGCCTCGAAGCAGCTGG GGGCTGAAAACgatggaggaggaggtggaggaggtggaggtgtCTGCGTCCTCGGTATCACAGGGGTGGAGAGAACGGGTTATGGAAGcggtggaggtggtggaggtggtggtggtggtgtcgTTGGGGGtatcggcgtcggcgtcggcgtcggtggCCGACCGCAGCCACGTGCACGTCGCACGCAACGCCGTGTCACGCACAACGAGAAGCGCTATCATTCAG GAGGCCGGCTAGTACCTGGCGGGATTGCCAGTCCCCCGGGATCTGGCGGCTCCACCGGAAACACCGGGAACTCGAACTCGGCGGCTGCGAGACGCGGCAATCGCAGACTGACGCGCAATGAGAGCCGCTATCATTCCG AGGTGCGCCAGGAGGCGGTGCAGCAAGCTTTGGCGGCGATGCAGGGTCGTCCAAAGCCATCGTTGCCTATGCCGTCGAAGAGAACCTCCGTGATGGCCAGGAGTCCGGATCGTGAACGTCGCGACAGTGGAGAATCGAGCAGCGACGAGGACAGCGTGGTCACCGAAGAGAGTCCCGGTGCTGGTGGTCCAACAG GCACAGGATTGTCGGATACCAGCAGCACCGGTTCAGCACGAGACACGCCTCCGCCTCCGCGACCACCGGCTAGGAGACCTCCTGGTGCGGACATCACGGACATCGCTGAATACGCGCCCCACGCGTACTGCAATATCCAGCCTCCGGACGTAACGCACACCAGCAACACACCGTCTGCGCAGCAGTCAACCAGGCGACCCGGCGCCGATCGGGTCAATCGTTACCACGTGGTAGAGGATCAGAACAATACAGGGACTACCGGTCGTTGGAAGGTATCCGCGAAGATTCAACAGTTGCTCAACACTCTGAAACGACCGAAGCGGCGACCGTTGCCAGAGTTCTACGAAGACGATGATATAGAATTGGAGATTGCAGCTAATCCGAAGGATCCTAATGCTCCTAAACCGGAGGGTGGTTCTATGACCTCCGCGGTTGGCGAACCATTGTCCGTGGCTGCAGGTTTACCTAGATCTCTTGAGGCTGCTATACAAAG GTACGGTTCAGCATCGTACAAAGCACCAGTGGCAACCGTTCTAGATCCGAACGGCAAACTTTGCGTAACGCTTACCTATGGAAAACTTCTCAGTCGTTCTCATAAAATAGCCTATACGCTGCTAAACAAGGCTCTAAGTCGTGGCGGCGATTGCTGTCTGAAACCAGGAGATCGGATCGCTTTGGTTTATCCAAACAACGACCCGATTAGTTTCATGTGCGCCTTTTACGGTTGCCTCCAGGCTGGCATTGTACCTGTGCCGATCGAAGTCCCGCTTACGCGTCGAGATGCGGGTTCCCAGCAAATTGGTTTTCTCCTGGGAAGCTGTGGAATTCAG GTGGCGTTGACCAGCGAGGCTTGTCTAAAAGGCCTCCCGAAGACCGCGGCTGGTGAAGTGGTGGCTTTCAAAGGCTGGCCAAAGCTCCATTGGTTTGTAACCGAACATTTAGGTAAGACACCGAAAGACTGGCTACCGCCGCCTCGATTAACCGACGACACACCAGCGTACATCGAGTACACGACTGACAAAGATGGCTCGGTGATGGGAGTGACGGTGACCAGGTCTGCGATGCTGGCCCATTGTCGAGCTCTGACCCAAGCCTGTGGTTACACGGAGGGAGAGAACGCGGTATGCGTATTGGACTTCAAACGAGAGGTTGGTCTCTGGCACAGCACCCTGACCAGCATTCTGAACGGGATGCACGTGATCTTTATCCCGTATGCCCTGATGAAAGTGAATCCAGCAAGCTGGATGCAAATGATCACGAAACATCGCGCCAGCGTGGCTGTGGTGAAGTCACGGGATCTTCACTGGGGTCTACTGGCGACCAAGGATCACAAAGATATCTCTTTGTCATCGTTGAGGCTGCTGTTGGTCGCTGACGGTGCTAATCCATGGTCCCTTTCGTCTTGCGATCAGTTTCTCTCGGTATTTCAATCTAAAGGCTTGAGACCGGACGCTGTGTGCCCTTGCGCTTCCTCCAGCGAAGCGCTCACCGTTTCTGTGAGAAGACCGGGACGGGCTGGAGTGAACGCTACTGGGCGTGGTGTATTGTCCATGTCTGGACTGAGTTACGGAGTTGTCAGGGTGGATCAGGAGAATTCGCTTACTTCTTTGACGCTTCAAGACTGCGGACAAGTCATGCCTGGAA GTatcgtggtcgtgatcaagatGGAAGGTCAACCGTTCATCTGTAAAACCGACGAAGTAGGCGAAATCTGTGTCCACAGTTCAGCGACTGGCAACCAATACTGGGGATTGCAAGGATTGACGAACAACACGTTTAAAGTGTCTCCTCTTCAAGCTGATGGAACTCCTCTTGGTGACGTGGAGTACACTCGTTCTGGTCTGTTGGGTTTCTTGGGTCCTGGTGGCCTAGTGTTCGTTTGTGGATCTCGCGATGGTCTCATGACCGTCACCGGAAGGAAGCACAACGCCGACGATATCATAGCTACGGTACTGGCCGTCGAACCGATGAAGTTCATTTACCGTGGTAGAATAGCCGTTTTCAGTGTACGGGTCTTGAGAGACGAAAGAATATGCGTCGTTGCGGAACAACGACCCGATTGCAGCGAAGAAGAA AGTTTCCAATGGATGTCGCGGGTCCTTCAAGCGGTAGATTCGATTCACGCGGTTGGAATATACTGTCTAGCGTTGGTACCGCCGAACCACCTCCCCAAAACACCATTAGGTGGTATTCATCTGTCGGAAACAAAACGACGCTTCCTAGAGGGTACCCTACACCCGGCTAACGTTCTACTTTGTCCGCACACTTGCGTTACCAATCTACCAAAACCACGCGAAGTCCATTCAG CGGGGGATTCTGTTGCAGACGTTGGTCCGGCCAGTGTGATGGTGGGCAACATTGTTCAGGGTAATAGATTGGCTTCTGCTCAAGGACGTGACATGGGTGTATTGGACGAGGATAGTGATAACGCGAAAAAG TATCAGTTCATCTCGGAGATTCTTCGATGGCGTGCTGTCAGTACCTCCGACCATGTAATCTTCACGTCGTTGAACGCCAAAGGAGCAGTAGCAACATCTTTATCTTGCTCGCAATTACACAAGAAAGCCGAACGAATCGGGAATCTTTTGTTGGATCGCGGAAGAATCAATACAGGAGATCACGTTGCGTTAATATTTCCGCCTGGTACAGACTTGATATGCGCATTTTATGGTTGTCTATACGTTGGAGCCGTGCCAGTTACGATCAGGCCACCTCATCCGCAAAACCTTCAAACCACTCTGCCAACCGTTCGCATGATCGTAGACGTTAGTAAGTCTGTGCTCGTGCTGACGAATCAAAATATCTTGAAACTGCTGAAAACAAAG GAGGCGAACAATGTCGTTGACATAAAGAGCTGGCCGACGATTCTCGATATGGATGACATGCCAAAGAAGAAGCTACCTGTTATGTATCGAGCACCTACGGCGGAGATGTTGGCTTACCTAGACTTCAGCGTCTCGACTACAGGCATGCTTGCAGGAATAAAAATGTCTCACGCAGCAGTGACGTCTTTGTGCCGTGCCATGAAACTAGCCTGCGAATTGTATCCATCTAGGCACATCGCTCTGTGTTTGGATCCTTATTCTGGATTAGGATTCGCTCTATGGTGTTTGAGCAGTATATACAGCGGTCATCATTCCATACTTATACCTCCGTCGGAG GTGGAAGCCAACCCAGCGTTGTGGCTATCAGCAGTTAGCCAGTCTCGAGTAAGAGACACGTTTTGCTCTTACGGCGTAATGGAACTGTGCACAAAGGGGCTGGGTTCCTCTGTTCACGCTCTGAAAGCTAGAGGCGTCAGTTTAGCCTGTGTTAGAACGTGCGTAGTCGTTGCCGAAGAGAGGCCACGAATCGCTTTGACCACGAGCTTTAGTAAACTTTTCTCAGCTTTGGGACTTAGTCCGCGTGCCGTGTCCACTTCCTTCGGGTGTAGGGTAAACACGGCTATTTGCCTACAG GGTGCGTCGAGTCCGGAACCTTCAACGGTATACGTAGATCTTCGCGCATTACGCAATGATCGAGTATCTTTGGTCGAAAGAGGTAGCCCTCATTCTCTGTGTTTGATGGAATCAGGAAAACTACTTCCCGGAGTGAAAGTAATCATCGCCAATCCAGAAACGAAAGGACAATGCGGTGATTCTCATTTGGGTGAAATCTGGGTGCAGTCAGCTCATAACGCCAGTGGTTATTTCACGATATACGGTGACGAGAGCGATTACGCGGATCATTTCAACGCCCGTTTGGTAACAGGAAACACGAACGAGGTGTACGCCAGAACTGGTTATCTCGGTTTCTTGCGACGTACCGAGAGCGTTCAGCAGTCGGTTATCAGTGACGTTCCCGGGGACACTTCCGCCGCGGAAGCGGATCTCGTTCCCGGCGATGCTGAATTACACGACGCCGTGTTCGTCGTTGGCGCTCTCGACGAGGCTATTCTTCTCAGAGGAATGCGGTATCACCCGATCGATATTGAGAATAGCGTGATGAGGTGTCACAAGAAAATAGCAGAATG TGCCGTGTTCACATGGACCAACttgctggtggtggtggtagagCTTGACGGAAGCGAAAGCGAAGCATTAGATCTGGTGGCATTGGTCACCAGTGCCGTTCTCGAAGAGCATCATCTGGTAGTCGGTGTAGTGGTGGTCGTGGATCCCGGAGTGGTCCCGATTAATTCCCGCGGTGAGAAGCAACGAATGCACCTGCGGGATGGTTTTCTGGCGGATCAGTTGGATCCTATCTATGTGGCGTACAACATGTGA
- the DIP2 gene encoding disco-interacting protein 2 isoform X10, whose protein sequence is MAEFNIDIGKLPEDVREKLAELDLELSEGDITQKGYEKKRTRLLQQYASKQLGAENDGGGGGGGGGVCVLGITGVERTGYGSGGGGGGGGGGVVGGIGVGVGVGGRPQPRARRTQRRVTHNEKRYHSEVRQEAVQQALAAMQGRPKPSLPMPSKRTSVMARSPDRERRDSGESSSDEDSVVTEESPGAGGPTGTGLSDTSSTGSARDTPPPPRPPARRPPGADITDIAEYAPHAYCNIQPPDVTHTSNTPSAQQSTRRPGADRVNRYHVVEDQNNTGTTGRWKVSAKIQQLLNTLKRPKRRPLPEFYEDDDIELEIAANPKDPNAPKPEGGSMTSAVGEPLSVAAGLPRSLEAAIQRYGSASYKAPVATVLDPNGKLCVTLTYGKLLSRSHKIAYTLLNKALSRGGDCCLKPGDRIALVYPNNDPISFMCAFYGCLQAGIVPVPIEVPLTRRDAGSQQIGFLLGSCGIQVALTSEACLKGLPKTAAGEVVAFKGWPKLHWFVTEHLGKTPKDWLPPPRLTDDTPAYIEYTTDKDGSVMGVTVTRSAMLAHCRALTQACGYTEGENAVCVLDFKREVGLWHSTLTSILNGMHVIFIPYALMKVNPASWMQMITKHRASVAVVKSRDLHWGLLATKDHKDISLSSLRLLLVADGANPWSLSSCDQFLSVFQSKGLRPDAVCPCASSSEALTVSVRRPGRAGVNATGRGVLSMSGLSYGVVRVDQENSLTSLTLQDCGQVMPGSIVVVIKMEGQPFICKTDEVGEICVHSSATGNQYWGLQGLTNNTFKVSPLQADGTPLGDVEYTRSGLLGFLGPGGLVFVCGSRDGLMTVTGRKHNADDIIATVLAVEPMKFIYRGRIAVFSVRVLRDERICVVAEQRPDCSEEESFQWMSRVLQAVDSIHAVGIYCLALVPPNHLPKTPLGGIHLSETKRRFLEGTLHPANVLLCPHTCVTNLPKPREVHSAGDSVADVGPASVMVGNIVQGNRLASAQGRDMGVLDEDSDNAKKYQFISEILRWRAVSTSDHVIFTSLNAKGAVATSLSCSQLHKKAERIGNLLLDRGRINTGDHVALIFPPGTDLICAFYGCLYVGAVPVTIRPPHPQNLQTTLPTVRMIVDVSKSVLVLTNQNILKLLKTKEANNVVDIKSWPTILDMDDMPKKKLPVMYRAPTAEMLAYLDFSVSTTGMLAGIKMSHAAVTSLCRAMKLACELYPSRHIALCLDPYSGLGFALWCLSSIYSGHHSILIPPSEVEANPALWLSAVSQSRVRDTFCSYGVMELCTKGLGSSVHALKARGVSLACVRTCVVVAEERPRIALTTSFSKLFSALGLSPRAVSTSFGCRVNTAICLQGASSPEPSTVYVDLRALRNDRVSLVERGSPHSLCLMESGKLLPGVKVIIANPETKGQCGDSHLGEIWVQSAHNASGYFTIYGDESDYADHFNARLVTGNTNEVYARTGYLGFLRRTESVQQSVISDVPGDTSAAEADLVPGDAELHDAVFVVGALDEAILLRGMRYHPIDIENSVMRCHKKIAECAVFTWTNLLVVVVELDGSESEALDLVALVTSAVLEEHHLVVGVVVVVDPGVVPINSRGEKQRMHLRDGFLADQLDPIYVAYNM, encoded by the exons ATGGCCGAGTTCAACATCGACATCGGCAAACTCCCGGAGGACGTGCGGGAAAAACTTGCTGAGCTGGATCTCGAATTATCCGAAG GGGACATTACACAGAAGGGCTACGAAAAGAAACGGACACGTCTACTACAGCAATATGCCTCGAAGCAGCTGG GGGCTGAAAACgatggaggaggaggtggaggaggtggaggtgtCTGCGTCCTCGGTATCACAGGGGTGGAGAGAACGGGTTATGGAAGcggtggaggtggtggaggtggtggtggtggtgtcgTTGGGGGtatcggcgtcggcgtcggcgtcggtggCCGACCGCAGCCACGTGCACGTCGCACGCAACGCCGTGTCACGCACAACGAGAAGCGCTATCATTCAG AGGTGCGCCAGGAGGCGGTGCAGCAAGCTTTGGCGGCGATGCAGGGTCGTCCAAAGCCATCGTTGCCTATGCCGTCGAAGAGAACCTCCGTGATGGCCAGGAGTCCGGATCGTGAACGTCGCGACAGTGGAGAATCGAGCAGCGACGAGGACAGCGTGGTCACCGAAGAGAGTCCCGGTGCTGGTGGTCCAACAG GCACAGGATTGTCGGATACCAGCAGCACCGGTTCAGCACGAGACACGCCTCCGCCTCCGCGACCACCGGCTAGGAGACCTCCTGGTGCGGACATCACGGACATCGCTGAATACGCGCCCCACGCGTACTGCAATATCCAGCCTCCGGACGTAACGCACACCAGCAACACACCGTCTGCGCAGCAGTCAACCAGGCGACCCGGCGCCGATCGGGTCAATCGTTACCACGTGGTAGAGGATCAGAACAATACAGGGACTACCGGTCGTTGGAAGGTATCCGCGAAGATTCAACAGTTGCTCAACACTCTGAAACGACCGAAGCGGCGACCGTTGCCAGAGTTCTACGAAGACGATGATATAGAATTGGAGATTGCAGCTAATCCGAAGGATCCTAATGCTCCTAAACCGGAGGGTGGTTCTATGACCTCCGCGGTTGGCGAACCATTGTCCGTGGCTGCAGGTTTACCTAGATCTCTTGAGGCTGCTATACAAAG GTACGGTTCAGCATCGTACAAAGCACCAGTGGCAACCGTTCTAGATCCGAACGGCAAACTTTGCGTAACGCTTACCTATGGAAAACTTCTCAGTCGTTCTCATAAAATAGCCTATACGCTGCTAAACAAGGCTCTAAGTCGTGGCGGCGATTGCTGTCTGAAACCAGGAGATCGGATCGCTTTGGTTTATCCAAACAACGACCCGATTAGTTTCATGTGCGCCTTTTACGGTTGCCTCCAGGCTGGCATTGTACCTGTGCCGATCGAAGTCCCGCTTACGCGTCGAGATGCGGGTTCCCAGCAAATTGGTTTTCTCCTGGGAAGCTGTGGAATTCAG GTGGCGTTGACCAGCGAGGCTTGTCTAAAAGGCCTCCCGAAGACCGCGGCTGGTGAAGTGGTGGCTTTCAAAGGCTGGCCAAAGCTCCATTGGTTTGTAACCGAACATTTAGGTAAGACACCGAAAGACTGGCTACCGCCGCCTCGATTAACCGACGACACACCAGCGTACATCGAGTACACGACTGACAAAGATGGCTCGGTGATGGGAGTGACGGTGACCAGGTCTGCGATGCTGGCCCATTGTCGAGCTCTGACCCAAGCCTGTGGTTACACGGAGGGAGAGAACGCGGTATGCGTATTGGACTTCAAACGAGAGGTTGGTCTCTGGCACAGCACCCTGACCAGCATTCTGAACGGGATGCACGTGATCTTTATCCCGTATGCCCTGATGAAAGTGAATCCAGCAAGCTGGATGCAAATGATCACGAAACATCGCGCCAGCGTGGCTGTGGTGAAGTCACGGGATCTTCACTGGGGTCTACTGGCGACCAAGGATCACAAAGATATCTCTTTGTCATCGTTGAGGCTGCTGTTGGTCGCTGACGGTGCTAATCCATGGTCCCTTTCGTCTTGCGATCAGTTTCTCTCGGTATTTCAATCTAAAGGCTTGAGACCGGACGCTGTGTGCCCTTGCGCTTCCTCCAGCGAAGCGCTCACCGTTTCTGTGAGAAGACCGGGACGGGCTGGAGTGAACGCTACTGGGCGTGGTGTATTGTCCATGTCTGGACTGAGTTACGGAGTTGTCAGGGTGGATCAGGAGAATTCGCTTACTTCTTTGACGCTTCAAGACTGCGGACAAGTCATGCCTGGAA GTatcgtggtcgtgatcaagatGGAAGGTCAACCGTTCATCTGTAAAACCGACGAAGTAGGCGAAATCTGTGTCCACAGTTCAGCGACTGGCAACCAATACTGGGGATTGCAAGGATTGACGAACAACACGTTTAAAGTGTCTCCTCTTCAAGCTGATGGAACTCCTCTTGGTGACGTGGAGTACACTCGTTCTGGTCTGTTGGGTTTCTTGGGTCCTGGTGGCCTAGTGTTCGTTTGTGGATCTCGCGATGGTCTCATGACCGTCACCGGAAGGAAGCACAACGCCGACGATATCATAGCTACGGTACTGGCCGTCGAACCGATGAAGTTCATTTACCGTGGTAGAATAGCCGTTTTCAGTGTACGGGTCTTGAGAGACGAAAGAATATGCGTCGTTGCGGAACAACGACCCGATTGCAGCGAAGAAGAA AGTTTCCAATGGATGTCGCGGGTCCTTCAAGCGGTAGATTCGATTCACGCGGTTGGAATATACTGTCTAGCGTTGGTACCGCCGAACCACCTCCCCAAAACACCATTAGGTGGTATTCATCTGTCGGAAACAAAACGACGCTTCCTAGAGGGTACCCTACACCCGGCTAACGTTCTACTTTGTCCGCACACTTGCGTTACCAATCTACCAAAACCACGCGAAGTCCATTCAG CGGGGGATTCTGTTGCAGACGTTGGTCCGGCCAGTGTGATGGTGGGCAACATTGTTCAGGGTAATAGATTGGCTTCTGCTCAAGGACGTGACATGGGTGTATTGGACGAGGATAGTGATAACGCGAAAAAG TATCAGTTCATCTCGGAGATTCTTCGATGGCGTGCTGTCAGTACCTCCGACCATGTAATCTTCACGTCGTTGAACGCCAAAGGAGCAGTAGCAACATCTTTATCTTGCTCGCAATTACACAAGAAAGCCGAACGAATCGGGAATCTTTTGTTGGATCGCGGAAGAATCAATACAGGAGATCACGTTGCGTTAATATTTCCGCCTGGTACAGACTTGATATGCGCATTTTATGGTTGTCTATACGTTGGAGCCGTGCCAGTTACGATCAGGCCACCTCATCCGCAAAACCTTCAAACCACTCTGCCAACCGTTCGCATGATCGTAGACGTTAGTAAGTCTGTGCTCGTGCTGACGAATCAAAATATCTTGAAACTGCTGAAAACAAAG GAGGCGAACAATGTCGTTGACATAAAGAGCTGGCCGACGATTCTCGATATGGATGACATGCCAAAGAAGAAGCTACCTGTTATGTATCGAGCACCTACGGCGGAGATGTTGGCTTACCTAGACTTCAGCGTCTCGACTACAGGCATGCTTGCAGGAATAAAAATGTCTCACGCAGCAGTGACGTCTTTGTGCCGTGCCATGAAACTAGCCTGCGAATTGTATCCATCTAGGCACATCGCTCTGTGTTTGGATCCTTATTCTGGATTAGGATTCGCTCTATGGTGTTTGAGCAGTATATACAGCGGTCATCATTCCATACTTATACCTCCGTCGGAG GTGGAAGCCAACCCAGCGTTGTGGCTATCAGCAGTTAGCCAGTCTCGAGTAAGAGACACGTTTTGCTCTTACGGCGTAATGGAACTGTGCACAAAGGGGCTGGGTTCCTCTGTTCACGCTCTGAAAGCTAGAGGCGTCAGTTTAGCCTGTGTTAGAACGTGCGTAGTCGTTGCCGAAGAGAGGCCACGAATCGCTTTGACCACGAGCTTTAGTAAACTTTTCTCAGCTTTGGGACTTAGTCCGCGTGCCGTGTCCACTTCCTTCGGGTGTAGGGTAAACACGGCTATTTGCCTACAG GGTGCGTCGAGTCCGGAACCTTCAACGGTATACGTAGATCTTCGCGCATTACGCAATGATCGAGTATCTTTGGTCGAAAGAGGTAGCCCTCATTCTCTGTGTTTGATGGAATCAGGAAAACTACTTCCCGGAGTGAAAGTAATCATCGCCAATCCAGAAACGAAAGGACAATGCGGTGATTCTCATTTGGGTGAAATCTGGGTGCAGTCAGCTCATAACGCCAGTGGTTATTTCACGATATACGGTGACGAGAGCGATTACGCGGATCATTTCAACGCCCGTTTGGTAACAGGAAACACGAACGAGGTGTACGCCAGAACTGGTTATCTCGGTTTCTTGCGACGTACCGAGAGCGTTCAGCAGTCGGTTATCAGTGACGTTCCCGGGGACACTTCCGCCGCGGAAGCGGATCTCGTTCCCGGCGATGCTGAATTACACGACGCCGTGTTCGTCGTTGGCGCTCTCGACGAGGCTATTCTTCTCAGAGGAATGCGGTATCACCCGATCGATATTGAGAATAGCGTGATGAGGTGTCACAAGAAAATAGCAGAATG TGCCGTGTTCACATGGACCAACttgctggtggtggtggtagagCTTGACGGAAGCGAAAGCGAAGCATTAGATCTGGTGGCATTGGTCACCAGTGCCGTTCTCGAAGAGCATCATCTGGTAGTCGGTGTAGTGGTGGTCGTGGATCCCGGAGTGGTCCCGATTAATTCCCGCGGTGAGAAGCAACGAATGCACCTGCGGGATGGTTTTCTGGCGGATCAGTTGGATCCTATCTATGTGGCGTACAACATGTGA